A window of Diadema setosum chromosome 2, eeDiaSeto1, whole genome shotgun sequence contains these coding sequences:
- the LOC140241674 gene encoding interleukin-17 receptor D-like produces MKESTTHYICDCPEQFSHANISDICADDTCNSDECNDHGSCAFRRTTEGAEYNCSCNSGFVREPADGLCKKDTPQEMYLLIACALIVLAIIVAFSYAIKRMRSKRSNHPPYINQDTPNSPDHGHGREDDPEPSYQPVHPDEKRVLIISTEESEEHKDVVQKFAAFIREHVGVVPILPSQHKMEIQKSDLETWLSSQNQHAFKVVFICSRGTREWWNAAKSGCNSLVGASIFGDPFQKMVTITKKERETIGVKGKFLTAYFEDYATWEDIPEFLNDRPCYNLMRDLAELSFALLNTEKDTPTSKRRMPEVDNYDLQPEGKALVQAIAKVASLNRRTFQPTHPPRDMPVTSRQPMMELFDHQIPLDPHEVVPLDLMEIPCHDPGMESIRGIFSSTVAEVGDKHNAGASDENMDSGFETLPSPSQNGSASIV; encoded by the exons ATGAAGGAAAGCACGACTCACTACATCTGCGATTGTCCGGAGCAGTTCTCCCATGCAAACATCTCCGACATTTGCGCTG ATGACACCTGTAACAGTGACGAATGCAACGATCATGGCAGCTGCGCCTTTAGGCGAACGACGGAAGGCGCCGAGTACAACTGCTCGTGCAACTCGGGCTTCGTCCGAGAGCCTGCTGATGGGCTGTGCAAAA AAGACACACCTCAAGAGATGTACTTACTCATTGCCTGCGCCCTCATCGTCCTCGCTATCATCGTCGCCTTCAGCTACGCGATCAAGCGGATGCGCTCCAAGAGAAGTAATCATCCGCCGTACATCAACCAGG ACACTCCAAATTCTCCCGACCATGGGCATGGCAGGGAAGATG ACCCGGAACCGTCCTACCAACCTGTGCACCCAGATGAGAAGCGAGTGCTCATCATCAGCACCGAAGAGTCGGAGGAGCACAAGGATGTCGTCCAGAAGTTTGCGGCGTTCATCAGGGAGCACGTCGGTGTGGTTCCCATCCTCCCCTCCCAGCACAAGATGGAGATCCAGAAGTCTGACCTGGAGACCTGGCTGAGCAGTCAGAACCAGCACGCCTTCAAGGTGGTCTTCATCTGCTCGCGGGGGACGCGCGAGTGGTGGAACGCGGCCAAGTCGGGCTGCAACTCGCTGGTGGGCGCCTCCATCTTTGGCGACCCCTTCCAGAAAATGGTGACGATCACGAAGAAAGAGCGAGAAACCATCGGCGTGAAAGGCAAATTCCTGACGGCATACTTTGAGGATTACGCCACGTGGGAGGACATTCCAGAGTTCCTGAACGATCGCCCTTGCTACAATCTCATGCGTGATCTGGCTGAGCTCAGCTTCGCTCTGCTCAACACAGAGAAAGACACTCCAACGTCCAAGCGTCGCATGCCTGAAGTTGACAACTATGACTTGCAGCCAGAAGGGAAGGCGCTTGTGCAAGCTATCGCGAAGGTAGCATCTCTCAATAGAAGAACCTTTCAACCGACACACCCTCCACGGGACATGCCAGTGACCAGCAGGCAGCCCATGATGGAACTCTTTGATCATCAGATCCCTCTGGATCCCCACGAAGTGGTCCCACTGGATCTGATGGAGATTCCGTGCCACGATCCGGGAATGGAGTCCATCCGCGGGATTTTCTCCTCGACAGTTGCGGAGGTTGGGGACAAGCACAATGCTGGGGCCAGTGATGAGAACATGGACTCGGGCTTCGAGACCTTGCCGTCACCGTCACAGAATGGCAGTGCCTCAATCGTCTGA